The Glycine max cultivar Williams 82 chromosome 3, Glycine_max_v4.0, whole genome shotgun sequence sequence taaattgatagtttgtaaaaattttaaaaaaggaatgATGTTTCTAGTTGAAAGTTTTTAATGTCAAAAGGAACACTACCAAAAGGAAATTCAAACCTTCTATCAATCAGATACAAAGCTTTATCTTGTTACAGTTGACCAAACTGGTTAGGGTTCATGTATGTTGTGGGTATGCTTGTTGAAGATCAGATTCACTACTTTGCAATATCGTAAATGCTTGGTGACGTCAGCAAAATAGATTTTATATGATACTACTATTCAATACGAATAACCGTGTAAAAACATCATTCCTTTTAAAGTCGTTTATCCAgaaatatcttctttttttaggAGTAAAGGgtttaagttttttctttttctttctgtgGGCTAGCTATcatatataactatataagtttttttttttaattaaaagttgtaTGTTTTAATatccaaataacaaaatttgaattatttgcGATTATGTTCATCGCTTGaagtaataaaattttgaatctaaTTTCTCTAAGTGTACAACTcagttttcataataaaataattagattaattattaataaataattaaacgtgtaatattatatacatatacaatAAATCAcaaatagattaaaatattaatttaatttaattcttggTTACCTCTGATAATAATATTATGCACACCCTCAACGTGTTATAcagtttatttttatacatcttATATTATTAACGAATCCTTAAAAAGTAtagattttctaaaatatgCATGATTGAACTATTTATGAGCATTATGTTTTATggcacaattttataaaaacagaaATATAATGAGATAAATTGTGAAAAGTAAATGCAAAAGGTGCTGCCGCCATAGATTCTGGAGTGGTGGTTTATTTTCTCCACTGGGGAAAGAATAAAGCAACGTGGAAAATGATAAGCCTTCTAGGCTCTAGCGGATGCAGTAGGTCACCAtgataaatatgattaaaatatatatttttatatatttaattttataaaagagaaaataaattgaattttttaattttatcactttatcttaatttttataatatttagaatgagaaatcatattttttaaaaatatgaaaaataataattgtaattgttagaagtttaagtaattttattgtaaaaagttatgatatttttattttataaaaatattacaaattatttttttcccactAAGTAAGTTTTCTAGATCCGTTCCTGAAAATAATCAtgtgtaaaaactaaattaattttgttatataaaattgaatcaaaataaatgttatgtatagtataagaacaaaaaaacgTTGCCTAAAATAAAGAACGAAAAACAATAGAACCAAACAATGAAAAAATTGCAAAAgacgaaaaaaaataataaaaaaaggacaACTCCCTTAATTTTAGTGACCGAGTCGGAAAAAGAAGTGGGGCTTCCAAATTTAAGCAAGCCATGATTTAATGAACAATAgcaaaaacaaataagaaaatctttaaaagagaaaaaatcaaccccctcttccaccaccaccatgaCCTTCAATTACCTAATGGTCCTAAGTCCACACTCCACGCCTCTCTACATTATAGGTACCAAATGTGATTTCTCAAACTTGAATTGAATCCCATTCTCACCTCACACACCCTCCATGCCAATACTCATTCTTTATGCTTTCaaactttaataaataagtGCGTCTTTgattttttaggtgaaaaatattttttgagagaaaaataataattaagatccTTACTTTTTTTACTGACCAACTATTCAACTCAACTTAGTAACCGTTTTcaactataaataaatagatgagTACACGGTAGGTAAATACATCTTCCAATCaaacattaattttgattatttacttattaatttAAGTATCATTTTTGAAAGAATTCGATATAACAAGCAGgagaaataaagataaagatcgACTTAAAGAGTATTATAGAATTTGGTAagaatacttttattttattttttatctattaaacttacatttaaatatataatattttaaacttcAATCAAACATATAGAGTGATTCTATCATGATCgaatagaagaaaacaaacgGCAGTGATCCACCGTAGGGTCAATCTGATTGAATCGGAAGAACTAGAAAGCAAGATGTTGGACACGTGTGAAGCAAGGAAAGTTGCTCCATCGGATCAGAATTCAGAACGTCTCCTCGAAGCGTGTCCCACATCGAAAGGGCAATTTGATCATCGTATCAAACTCGTATTGAGAATAAAGACTTCGCCAGCGGGTCCCACCCCGCAACCAAGAGCAACGTCAGTACGCCACTTGTTCGTAGTGCACGATGAGAGATAGAAACGAACGGAACCGCCTCGGTTTCACTCAATACGACAAAAATCCAAAACCCTCCTAACTTTATACTATTTCTTTCAATAAACAAATGTTATtactttcattttatattttaaattaattaaatatttctctttatctcaaatataagaaaaaatacgtaacatattaactaaaaaaaattaattaatcatatttaaatatctttcccaatttatccttaattaaaattagatatcaaagttaagaaaaaaaatcattaaaactaatctcaataaaataaaaatattttaaagataagaatattaaataagatattagagagagtaaattttaaaaaatacataaataaagataagttaaaatttatttatatttaatttttttttatatttgagattagagagagtaaattttaaaaaatacataaatatttttaaagaccAGCTTAATACTGTTATGTATTTTTAGAAGATGAAATTGagtgtattattttataatttttggtttaatttgagAGAGTGTTTGGAAAAAAGAAACGTGGAAAGGACGAAAATGAAGGTCCCTTTGAGAGTCTGACAAAAAACATGGCGTCATGCGCGACCTACTACTGGACAAAAGACGTGTCATGGTCAATGGCAGAGTGGGGGGTTAAGAGGGAACGGGGAGGGTAGAATGGGGAATTTGGTTGGAAGGGTGTGTTTGGCAGGGAAACTGTTTTGTCTCCTTGTTCCGTTTCACGTCTGGGTTGGGGTTGTGTTGTGTGTGGCTTCTCTTTGCTACCGATATTTTTCATTAGGTACAGCTATTGCCAGACCCTGTTTTTTACTATTTCCAGTCTCTTCCCGATCTACTGTCTCTATGGAAAATGTACTTTTTGGCGTAGCAAAAGTGGAGGCCAATCTCTTTAATTAGttacaacaaaattattatccctctttaaaatttgttttaaatcagaCAGATTTTTTAtcaatctctttaaaatttgtatattatcagttaataaaaaattatacttgaaAAAACTTATGAGTTTAATGATGATGTATTtctagtataaaataaatttatgtgatAATTCAACTTCAGTCCATtgttaataagattttttaaatatttatctttaaagtTAATATATGATGAAgtgtaattgaatgatgtacatttttttattgtgttaatgtatattttttttctcgaaacattttatatatattgattagatatcagtaaaaattgttttatgttGTAAGAGCATAGtctattttttccaaaatattaataaatgtcttttaaaaaactaattaaaagacataaaataaagtttttaaatgaatattaaaCCATAAAGTTTTTAATGATAGGCTGACAAAATATAGGAACTAAATGATttatgaaacaaaatatttaaagatatgaAAAATGTATCGCTAATGTTTTTATTGGATAATTACGACTAAGGTTGAGTTAAGGTCAATaatcactttaatttcttttagtttGTCTGTTTTGATGAGAAAATAATCAAGCGTGCAACTTATTATCAGATACGATCCAATGAAAATTTTGAGCTGtatgttattgttatttgttaacAAGGTTTTGTATTTTGTGATTCCGaattaaattttcattgaaAGTGAAAATGGTCCAAGCCACTAGCCACCTTATTAGATGTATGAgcatttataaaatttagtcgTAAAGAATTAAGCGACGAATAATAAACATACAATCATGTAGTATTTGGATTATTATTCCAAGTAATACAAAAGACtgattatagttttttttttacataaattgaCGACCTATTTctgaatgaaaaaattaatcataacatGTACTGTAAATTAACTTAAGTTCCACCTAATTATAATTCAAAATGTaaataggttaaattaattttttcctctaattaattatttagttaatttagttttctaatttttaaaattgatttaatttagttttttagttttataaaatatatattgtgtgGTGAATTTTCACTTATGTGAAAATTTTGAATCcaacaaaatatgaatttaaactaaagaacaaaattaaaaaactaaattgaaattgaaaaaaactaaagaaacaaattaaatctaaaaaattaattagagaactacaaaattaatttaaccatttaatatgtgaaaataaaaaagtcatattgaaattttaaaaataatttaaatgataataataatattagtatatGTGATATTTTacgtattatttttaaaatggacgaaaaaaaaagatggtgttattaaacaaaaaataatgcaaaGCAGTTGAGAAGGAAGGAGAAAACGTAGACCATGAGtttaaaatatgtgattttttttttgttctgacACCATTTAAAGTCTAAACATTAATCAATTTGGGAAATATAATAACTTtttcacaaataataataaaagttaccACAGTCCGCAGTTCTATGATTTTGGTTTTCCCACCCCAAAAGTTGTTGAAATTAGATTTTATAAGGCCCATATTGTAAACGAGGCCGAAACAGAGTTGTCAATAGTGGCGAATACAGAAAGgggaagaaaaagacaaaataggaaaaagaaaatccgcaataataaaaaaacgatGTTGAAAAAGAAATGGGAAAGTAAAATACGAAAATGGTGGGTCCcatattaacaatttaattcgGCCGCTCGCTTTGTCGTCTCTCTCGTCTCCGTCCATTCCCGTCGTTCTTTTGTGtttgactctctctctctctctctctctttcatatCATATCAGTCATCTCTCTCTGTCTCATACATACACATACCACTGTACCTCGTTCTCACGAAAACCTTCAACTAGGAATCCATCGAGCCAGAGTGTTGTGTTGCTAGTGCAAGAGGCACCAACATAGATAGATACATACGTGCGTGCGTACGTAGGAAGGGTACGTACGCGGTAGTACACAACACACCAACACACCGTTTTGCACTCTGTTCTGATCATGAGGGCGCACAAGATGGGTGTTATCGTGGGGATCACTGTTGCTACTGCTTCTGCTTCTtaagccttttcttttcttctgtggGTTCCCCCTCTTTCGATATTCTGCACTTTAGAGAGACAACCAGACATGGCTGGCAGCAACCAAGTCAATCTCAATGAATCTAGGGTAACCCCCTCTTCCTTTCTCTCTTCTACTTCTGCTATTCGTACCTTTCCTTACTTCCCTTCAGTTCCCAAATTATTatccactattttttttttttctggaactTCGGTTTTGCTTCTTGCTTTATTGCTCATGTTGGGTTGCCAACAAAAAGGGGGtcttggttttggttttggttaaTAATGAACAGACTTAAAGACACCTCTcatggatcatctaaattttcgggtttgtttttgtttagttctttttttcatttttgtactttttttctatttctttcatGTAAGCCTTGTTTTTCTTGTTCTGGTAACTTGAAAACTTTAGTTGGATTAGTATACTTTGCCCATTTACTTTCATTCTGATTCTCTGCTTATGCTTTTTCCCCTCTTGTGTGAACGATTCTAGCTTATTCAGTCTTTggttgtttttggtttttgtagAGTGTTGTTCCTTTAAATACATGGGTGCTTATCTCCAATTTCAAGTTGTCTTACAAGCTTCTCAGACGTGACGATGGAACGTTCAATCGTGAGTTGGCGGAGTATCTCGATAGGAAGGTCCCCGCAAACGCAATTCCCGTTGAAGGTGTGTTTTCAATCGATCACGTTGATAGAAACGCGGGTTTATTCTACCGTGTGTACTTACCAACCTCAGGAAACGAGGCTCAATGGGGTATCAGAGACCTTGAGAAGCCGTTAAGTACTACAGAAATTGTTCCTGTAATCGTATTCTTTCACGGGGGAAGCTTCTCGCATTCCTcggccaacagtcacatctacGACACCTTCTGCCGCCGCCTTGTGAGGATTTGcaaggctgctgtggtgtctgTGAACTACCGGCGGTCACCGGAGCATCGGTATCCTTGTGCATACGACGACGGCTGGGCGGCATTGCGGTGGGTGAAGTCGAGAGCATGGCTGCAAAGTGGGAGGGAGGCCAAGGTTCATGTCTACTTGGCAGGGGACAGTTCTGGAGGGAACATTGTTCATCATGTGGCAGTGAGGGCTGCAGAGGAGGAAATTGAGGTCCTGGGGAATATTCTTCTCCACCCTTTGTTTGGTGGGGAGAAGAGAACGGAATCAGAATTGAGATTGGATGGGAAATACTTTGTGAGGCTTAAGGATCGTGATTGGTATTGGAGAGCTTTTCTACCTGAAGGAGAGAATAGAGACCACCCTGCTTGCAACCCTTTTGGACCAAGGGGGAGAAGCATTGAAGGACTCAAATTCCCTAAAAGTCTTGTTTGTGTGGCTGGTTTGGATCTTCTGCAGGATTGGCAATTGGCATATGCAAAAGGTCTTGAGGATTGTGGACAACAGGTCAAGCTTCTTTTTCTCAAGGAAGCCACTATTGGCTTCTACTTCTTGCCAAACAATGACCATTTCTATTGCCTCATGAAAGAAATCAACAACTTTGTCAATTCTGATTCTGACTGTTAATATACTATTAGTACTAAGACGACAGACgactactactactactgctACTACTTAACCTTACCTTACCTACAGGAGGCATACATAACTAAAGCTTGACATTTTACTTgggttctcttttttttttttctctcccccaCTTTTGTATCctgtcttttctctttttctagtTTGTAGTAAGGTGTGTAGTTATAAGATTGTGTAGCATTACTTGTTATTGTCATAACATCTATGGTGGTCAATTTGAGAGTTCTGTGACCTGGGGACTACTGCTTCCTGTTCCTCTCTGTTTGTGTCTTTTGGAAGGTAGCACCTATCACCGGCTTTGGCAGTACCAGAACTCGGTTCATTTGGGGGGTTTGGTCGAACCACCGTATACAACGCTTCAGCCCCCCTTTTAACGTTTTGAGGTCAATGGCAGGAGGGGAGATAGAAGATGAGGATTGGTTCATCACTTTGTTTGATTAAGTGAATGGTTTCCTCTTGTAGCACTAATTACTGAATGTGAACCGGAGAATATCCCAACCTGTTGTTATATGAATCTGTATGTTATATGTATACCTATGTTGTATAAATGTCTTGGATGTTTGGTTTTGCTTTTTAGTTGGATTCTCCTCCTCCAATATGTTGTGCTTGTCTGTCTCTCGTGAAT is a genomic window containing:
- the LOC100788435 gene encoding gibberellin receptor GID1B isoform X2, which translates into the protein MDHLNFRSVVPLNTWVLISNFKLSYKLLRRDDGTFNRELAEYLDRKVPANAIPVEGVFSIDHVDRNAGLFYRVYLPTSGNEAQWGIRDLEKPLSTTEIVPVIVFFHGGSFSHSSANSHIYDTFCRRLVRICKAAVVSVNYRRSPEHRYPCAYDDGWAALRWVKSRAWLQSGREAKVHVYLAGDSSGGNIVHHVAVRAAEEEIEVLGNILLHPLFGGEKRTESELRLDGKYFVRLKDRDWYWRAFLPEGENRDHPACNPFGPRGRSIEGLKFPKSLVCVAGLDLLQDWQLAYAKGLEDCGQQVKLLFLKEATIGFYFLPNNDHFYCLMKEINNFVNSDSDC
- the LOC100788435 gene encoding gibberellin receptor GID1B isoform X1; its protein translation is MAGSNQVNLNESRSVVPLNTWVLISNFKLSYKLLRRDDGTFNRELAEYLDRKVPANAIPVEGVFSIDHVDRNAGLFYRVYLPTSGNEAQWGIRDLEKPLSTTEIVPVIVFFHGGSFSHSSANSHIYDTFCRRLVRICKAAVVSVNYRRSPEHRYPCAYDDGWAALRWVKSRAWLQSGREAKVHVYLAGDSSGGNIVHHVAVRAAEEEIEVLGNILLHPLFGGEKRTESELRLDGKYFVRLKDRDWYWRAFLPEGENRDHPACNPFGPRGRSIEGLKFPKSLVCVAGLDLLQDWQLAYAKGLEDCGQQVKLLFLKEATIGFYFLPNNDHFYCLMKEINNFVNSDSDC